A single window of Aspergillus flavus chromosome 4, complete sequence DNA harbors:
- a CDS encoding tubulin alpha chain has product MRGEICHIHIGQAGTQLGNSAWELYLLEHGLKADGRIDPEASEELNSGASFETFFSETSNGKYVPRSIFVDLDPSPIDEIRTGDYRQLFHPELLISGKEDAANNYARGHYTIGKELVDNVVDRVRRVADNCSSLQGFLVFHSFGGGTGSGFGALLLERLSTEYGKKAKLEFAVYPAPRVSTAVVEPYNAVLSTHSTIENADCTFLVDNEAVYDICRRNLDIPRPSYEHLNRLIAQVVSSITSSLRFDGALNVDLTEFQTNLVPFPRIHYPLISFAPVVSSNRSSHESFKVQDLTFQCFEPNNQMVVCDPRNGKYMAVALLYRGDVVPRDCTQAVAAIKAKASFNLVEWCPTGFKLGINYQKPVRVPNSELAPVDRSVSMLSNTTAISEAWSRLDHKFDLMYSKRAFVHWYVGEGMEEGEFSEAREDLAALEKDYEEVANDGEPLEEEEPEY; this is encoded by the exons ATGAGAGGCGAG ATTTGCCACATCCACATTGGCCAGGCTGGTACGCAGCTTGGTAACAGCGCTTGGGAGTT ATACCTTCTGGAGCATGGCCTCAAGGCTGATGGCCGTATCGACCCCGAGGCGTCCGAGGAACTCAACTCGGGCGCTTCGTTCGAGACCTTCTTCAGCGAGACCAGCAACGGCAAATACGTCCCCCGTTCGATCTTCGTTGACCTCGACCCATCG CCTATTGATGAGATCCGTACCGGTGACTACCGCCAGCTCTTCCACCCTGAGCTGTTGATTAGCGGAAAGGAAGACGCGGCCAACAACT ATGCTCGTGGTCACTATACCATCGGAAAGGAGCTTGTGGACAACGTCGTTGACCGCGTCCGCCGGGTGGCCG ATAACTGTTCCTCTCTACAGGGCTTCCTGGTCTTCCACTCCTTCGGTGGTGGTACTGGCTCTGGTTTCGGTGCTCTGTTGTTGGAGCGCCTCTCCACTGAATACGGCAAGAAAGCCAAGCTAGAGTTCGCCGTTTACCCTGCCCCCCGTGTATCAACTGCGGTTGTTGAGCCCTACAATGCTGTACTGTCCACCCACAGCACTATTGAGAACGCTGACTGCACCTTCCTTGTTGACAACGAGGCAGTCTATGACATTTGCCGTCGCAACCTGGATATCCCCCGCCCGAGCTATGAGCATCTGAACCGCCTGATTGCTCAGGTTGTCAGCTCTATCACCTCCAGTCTGCGTTTCGATGGTGCCCTCAACGTCGACTTGACTGAATTCCAGACCAACTTGGTGCCCTTCCCTCGTATCCACTACCCGTTGATCTCCTTTGCCCCCGTTGTATCCAGCAACCGCAGTTCTCATGAAAGCTTCAAGGTGCAGGATCTTACCTTCCAGT GCTTCGAGCCTAATAACCAGATGGTTGTCTGCGATCCTCGTAACGGAAAGTACATGGCTGTGGCTCTGCTGTACCGCGGTGACGTTGTGCCCCGTGACTGCACCCAGGCCGTAGCTGccatcaaggccaaggctTCCTTCAACCTGGTCGAATGGTGCCCTACTGGATTCAAGCTGGGTATTAACTACCAGAAGCCCGTGCGCGTTCCCAACAGCGAACTTGCCCCGGTCGATCGCTCTGTCAGCATGCTCTCCAACACCACCGCCATCTCCGAGGCCTGGAGCCGTCTTGATCACAAGTTCGATCTCATGTACTCCAAGCGTGCCTTCGTCCACTGGTATGTCGGCGAGGGTatggaagaaggagaattcTCCGAGGCCCGTGAAGACCTCGCTGCCCTGGAGAAGGATTACGAGGAGGTTGCCAACGATGGCGAGCCattggaggaggaagagcctGAATACTGA
- a CDS encoding putative gamma-butyrobetaine hydroxylase subfamily (gamma-butyrobetaine hydroxylase subfamily), producing the protein MVRLLATVLRSSRAAVPSARPLYSRGYSVASGAAEDAASLGPTPKKGPPGGLHEPIRNLMDPPEPQARNIQPSTPSIGRQGIRIRTGKGDVSAMHYLLRDGCKCPQCVDQHSKQRNFRMSDIPTDIKPRSTEWDGSVLKVKWENDIPGFDESHTSTYTLNQLRNPSANYSYHSTGRKRKRLLWHNWFQHRFVSYEEYMHDDEAFSSAMRNLARTGLLFVKDIPDSRAEVEKLATRMGPLRNTFYGSTWDVRTVPEAKNVAYTSQFLGFHMDLMYMNEPPGYQLLHCLQNSCDGGESLFADSFAVARQLSIDDPEAFKALCNLRLSYEYNHENDIYTNDWPVFQTYVDEYTQQQRLMHANYSPPFQAPMHGQRRPFNRTMSEMRALDKFAKMLEDEKYIYELKLNPGECVIFENRRVLHARRQFNTATGQRWLAGAYVDEDAVLSKFATSARKYPHLWRDSPSKPSRKEAEGEGQV; encoded by the coding sequence ATGGTTCGTCTTTTGGCAACAGTTCTTCGATCCTCTCGGGCTGCTGTGCCTTCAGCTCGCCCTCTCTATTCCCGTGGTTACTCCGTTGCGAGCGGTGCCGCCGAAGATGCTGCTTCCCTCGGACCGACCCCAAAAAAAGGGCCCCCAGGGGGTCTACATGAACCTATCCGAAATTTAATGGATCCCCCAGAGCCCCAAGCTCGCAATATCCAGCCCTCCACACCCTCAATAGGGCGTCAAGGCATCAGAATCCGAACCGGGAAGGGGGATGTCTCGGCCATGCATTATCTGCTACGCGACGGCTGCAAATGCCCGCAATGTGTAGACCAGCACTCGAAGCAACGCAACTTCCGCATGTCCGACATCCCCACGGATATCAAACCACGCTCCACAGAGTGGGACGGCAGCGTCCTGAAAGTGAAATGGGAGAACGACATCCCCGGATTCGACGAGTCGCACACCTCCACGTACACCCTGAATCAACTACGAAACCCCTCCGCAAACTACTCCTACCATAGCACCGGCCGGAAGAGAAAGCGTCTGCTGTGGCACAACTGGTTCCAGCACCGCTTCGTCTCCTACGAAGAGTACATGCACGACGACGAAGCGTTCTCCAGCGCCATGCGCAATCTCGCCCGGACGGGTCTACTCTTCGTCAAGGACATCCCGGACTCCCGCGCCGAGGTCGAGAAGCTCGCGACCCGCATGGGACCCCTCCGAAATACCTTCTACGGTTCCACGTGGGATGTCCGCACCGTCCCCGAGGCCAAGAACGTCGCCTACACGAGCCAGTTCCTGGGCTTCCACATGGATCTGATGTACATGAACGAGCCGCCGGGTTACCAGCTCCTACATTGTCTCCAGAACTCGTGCGATGGCGGCGAGTCGCTGTTCGCTGACTCGTTCGCCGTCGCTAGACAGCTTAGCATCGATGATCCGGAGGCTTTCAAGGCCCTGTGTAATCTCCGACTTTCATATGAATATAACCATGAAAATGATATTTATACGAACGATTGGCCCGTGTTCCAGACTTATGTGGATGAGTACacgcagcagcagcggctgATGCACGCCAACTACTCCCCGCCCTTCCAGGCCCCAATGCACGGACAGCGCCGTCCATTTAACCGTACCATGAGCGAGATGCGGGCCTTGGATAAATTCGCCAAGATGTTGGAGGACGAGAAGTATATCTACGAGCTGAAACTGAACCCGGGCGAGTGTGTGATCTTCGAGAACCGCCGGGTGCTGCACGCCCGGAGGCAGTTTAATACCGCTACTGGCCAGCGCTGGCTCGCTGGTGCCTATGTGGATGAGGACGCCGTGTTGTCCAAGTTCGCGACGTCGGCCCGTAAATACCCGCACTTGTGGCGCGACAGCCCGAGCAAACCATCTCGGAAAGAGGCCGAGGGAGAGGGCCAAGTTTAG
- a CDS encoding thioredoxin-like protein, with protein MSTLIEISSEAEFDSHIKSLPSTTLSILYFHAPWAAPCAQMRTVLAALASQYPATQPPTTSFISINAEELPDISETYEVTAVPFVVLTRDGKILESISGSDAVRVREAIERHAGSKASAGAPATIPPPLAAVPRETGPTTATQPPAGAANGDALTPEQSKEALFARLRELVKAAPVMLFMKGTPSAPQCGFSRQLVAILRERSVKYGFFNILADEDVRQGLKEFADWPTFPQLWVGGELVGGLDIVSLYFLFFFFLCLVSLPWLNGLVLIGEQVKDEIENDPDFLREHSVNKAPVAA; from the coding sequence ATGTCAACCCTAATTGAAATTTCCTCCGAGGCAGAATTCGACTCCCACATCAAGTCCCTGCCTTCAACAACCTTATCGATCCTCTACTTCCATGCCCCTTGGGCCGCGCCCTGCGCGCAAATGCGCACCGTGCTCGCCGCCCTCGCATCCCAATACCCCGCCACACAGCCCCCAACAACCTCCTTCATTAGCATCAACGCCGAAGAACTCCCCGACATTTCTGAAACTTACGAGGTCACCGCCGTGCCCTTCGTAGTCCTCACTCGCGACGGCAAAATCCTTGAATCCATCTCCGGCAGCGACGCCGTCCGCGTCCGTGAAGCCATCGAACGCCACGCCGGCTCGAAAGCCTCGGCCGGCGCACCTGCCACGATCCCCCCGCCCTTGGCCGCTGTGCCCCGCGAGACGGGCCCCACGACGGCTACGCAGCCGCCGGCCGGAGCCGCGAACGGGGATGCGCTGACGCCGGAGCAGTCGAAGGAGGCGCTGTTTGCGCGACTCAGAGAGCTGGTCAAGGCGGCGCCGGTGATGCTGTTTATGAAGGGGACGCCGAGTGCGCCGCAGTGTGGGTTCAGTCGGCAGCTTGTGGCGATTCTGCGGGAGAGGAGCGTCAAGTATGGGTTCTTTAATATCTtggccgatgaggatgtgaGGCAGGGATTGAAGGAGTTTGCGGATTGGCCGACGTTCCCGCAGTTGTGGGTTGGTGGGGAGTTGGTTGGGGGTTTGGATATTGTAAGTCTttatttcctcttttttttcttcctctgttTGGTTTCCTTGCCGTGGTTGAATGGACTTGTGCTAATTGGTGAACAGGTCAAGGACGAGATTGAAAATGATCCGGATTTCTTGCGTGAGCACTCTGTCAACAAGGCTCCCGTTGCGGCTTGA
- a CDS encoding solute carrier protein (Mitochondrial thiamine pyrophosphate carrier 1): MSAGGEHLKDEGTRRQVVLAGGIAGLVSRFCVAPLDVVKIRLQLQIHSLSDPTSHQNIKGPVYKGTLPTIRSIVREEGITGLWKGNIPAELMYVCYGAIQFAAYRTTTQALSQLDPYRLPPPAESFVAGATAGGLATASTYPLDLLRTRFAAQGTERVYTSLYASVRDIAQNEGPKGFFRGCSAAVGQIVPYMGLFFATYESLRPVMSGLHDLPFGSGDAAAGVVASVLAKTGVFPLDLVRKRLQVQGPTRSKYVHRNIPEYQGVYNTMAMIVRTQGMRGLYRGLTVSLFKAAPASAVTMWTYEKSLHYLRELEVASE; encoded by the exons ATGTCTGCCGGGGGAGAACACCTCAAGGATGAG GGCACGCGACGACAGGTCGTTCTCGCAGGCGGGATCGCAGGCCTAGTCTCCCG attctGCGTTGCCCCCCTCGACGTCGTTAAAATCCGTCTCCAGCTCCAAATCCACTCCCTTTCCGACCCAACCTCACACCAGAACATAAAAGGCCCCGTTTACAAAGGCACGCTTCCCACGATCCGCTCCATAGTCCGCGAAGAAGGGATAACA GGATTATGGAAAGGCAACATCCCCGCGGAACTAATGTATGTCTGTTACGGCGCGATCCAATTCGCCGCCTACCGAACAACCACGCAAGCCCTATCGCAACTAGACCCTTACCGACTTCCTCCGCCGGCTGAATCCTTCGTCGCGGGCGCCACGGCAGGAGGGTTGGCCACGGCGTCGACGTACCCGCTTGATTTACTACGTACACGGTTTGCAGCGCAGGGCACAGAACGTGTGTATACATCGCTCTACGCATCGGTACGCGATATAGCGCAGAATGAGGGCCCGAAGGGGTTTTTCCGGGGTTGTAGTGCGGCGGTCGGGCAGATTGTGCCCTATATGGGATTATTTTTCGCAACGTATGAATCCTTACGGCCAGTGATGTCTGGATTGCATGATCTGCCGTTTGGGTCCGGGGATGCCGCGGCCGGAGTGGTGGCCAGCGTGTTGGCCAAGACTGGGGTGTTCCCATTAGACCTGGTGCGGAAGAGGCTGCAGGTGCAGGGCCCGACGCGATCCAAGTATGTGCATCGGAATATCCCGGAGTACCAGGGGGTGTACAACACCATGGCCATGATCGTGCGGACACAGGGAATGCGAGGGCTCTATCGCGGTTTGACCGTGAGTCTATTCAAGGCCGCGCCGGCCAGCGCCGTGACGATGTGGACCTACGAGAAGTCCCTGCATTATCTCCGCGAGCTCGAAGTGGCGTCGGAGTGA